From the Ruminiclostridium josui JCM 17888 genome, one window contains:
- the drmD gene encoding DISARM system SNF2-like helicase DrmD produces MGIVEATYAELKQQELQKNPYSCLHMADIDINPHQVEAFTFALASLEIGGAILADEVGLGKTIEAGLVIKYLLQSGRDKILLIMPSNLRKQWQVELEEKFDITSLIVDSANWDDYLTEIKKKQSVIIVSYHFASKRKESLGKVAWDFCVFDEAHRLRNVHKSGSKMANGLYELTKGIPKILLTATPMQNTLLDMYGLVQYIDERIFYSKSVFSERYMRNENYLALKDSLSTVIQRTLRKEVAEYIQFSERKEMTIDFELSPREIELYVMINNYLKKEVLYALPNSHRTLITSVIRKLLASSSMAVAETFKVLKGRLEILKETTRKETADESIDFFLSFFDDDEIETDEECKQDELYTREKVNEFIQHEIDEVEAIINKTEGINKNAKMTALKQAVEKAFTFQSEAGIAQKIVIFTESIRTQQYIFDELSAVGYEGQILKFNGNANDNITKQIYKAWKARNYGKYLGSRNVEMKNAIVEAFRDEYKILLVTDSGSEGLNLQFCNTIINYDLPWNPQKIEQRIGRCHRYGQKNDVIVINLLNTQNVADKRVYEILSKKFELFQGVFGASDKAIGLLESGADFEKRVTQIYQECKTSSDFAKEFKALEKELDKKRNKKMEELKNLFIYKTEEQHKQRFNQILQEIAQYDSQCEYWMNKTIEHSKVNYPLYYETNKVLDIPGIKHGYLLLGVSSVDADMQEVVFEIIDSKEKMYGVSDQLARNLCEKLQDDELLDRSPDKQKILSYIDMVTKYIQQHYITSKQELIQKNKDKLSNWLMLRKEEYVLKAKDSSELDAIKEQYAAETDFRQKIALKKHMESLEQQQKQMIEAFHDEMTSLEAEVNVMQKEFEERVLTTPQFIPKIVIKF; encoded by the coding sequence CTAGAAATAGGTGGTGCCATTCTTGCTGATGAGGTTGGTCTTGGTAAAACGATTGAAGCAGGTCTTGTAATCAAGTACTTACTACAGAGTGGTAGAGACAAGATATTGCTTATTATGCCTTCCAATCTTAGAAAACAATGGCAAGTTGAACTGGAAGAAAAGTTTGATATTACATCCTTAATTGTAGATAGTGCGAATTGGGATGATTATCTAACAGAGATAAAGAAGAAGCAGTCCGTAATTATTGTATCGTATCATTTTGCCTCCAAAAGAAAAGAGTCCTTAGGAAAAGTAGCATGGGATTTTTGTGTATTTGACGAAGCGCATAGATTAAGAAATGTTCATAAAAGTGGTTCAAAAATGGCGAATGGTTTATATGAATTGACAAAAGGCATTCCAAAGATTCTCTTAACTGCAACACCTATGCAGAATACTTTACTTGATATGTATGGGTTGGTTCAATATATTGATGAGCGTATTTTTTATAGTAAATCAGTATTCTCCGAGAGATATATGAGAAATGAGAATTACTTGGCACTTAAAGATAGTTTAAGTACAGTAATACAAAGAACATTACGAAAAGAAGTAGCAGAGTATATTCAGTTTTCAGAACGAAAAGAGATGACAATAGATTTTGAATTGTCACCAAGGGAAATTGAATTGTATGTAATGATTAACAACTATCTTAAAAAAGAAGTGTTGTATGCATTGCCAAATTCACATAGAACTTTGATTACATCGGTAATACGAAAACTGCTGGCATCTTCTAGTATGGCTGTTGCAGAAACCTTTAAAGTATTAAAGGGGAGATTAGAGATATTGAAGGAAACAACAAGGAAAGAAACTGCCGATGAGAGTATTGATTTCTTTCTTAGTTTCTTTGATGATGATGAGATTGAAACAGATGAAGAATGCAAACAGGATGAATTATATACGAGAGAAAAGGTAAATGAATTCATTCAGCATGAAATAGATGAAGTCGAAGCTATTATAAATAAGACAGAAGGCATAAATAAGAATGCTAAGATGACAGCATTAAAGCAGGCTGTAGAAAAAGCATTTACATTTCAGAGTGAGGCTGGTATTGCACAAAAAATAGTTATTTTTACAGAGTCTATAAGAACACAGCAATATATATTTGATGAATTGTCAGCTGTGGGATATGAAGGGCAGATTCTCAAGTTTAATGGTAATGCCAATGACAATATTACTAAACAGATTTACAAGGCATGGAAAGCAAGAAATTATGGAAAATACCTAGGCAGCAGAAATGTTGAAATGAAGAATGCCATTGTAGAGGCGTTTAGAGATGAATATAAAATTTTGCTTGTAACAGATTCGGGTTCAGAAGGTTTGAATTTGCAGTTTTGTAATACCATTATAAATTATGATTTACCTTGGAACCCACAAAAGATAGAGCAGCGTATTGGAAGGTGCCATCGTTATGGTCAGAAAAATGATGTTATAGTAATAAATCTTCTCAATACGCAAAATGTTGCAGACAAGCGTGTTTATGAAATTCTTTCCAAAAAATTTGAACTTTTTCAAGGTGTATTTGGTGCATCGGATAAAGCTATTGGACTTTTAGAGAGTGGTGCAGATTTTGAGAAACGAGTAACACAGATTTACCAAGAATGTAAAACATCTTCTGATTTTGCTAAAGAATTCAAGGCATTAGAAAAGGAACTTGATAAAAAGAGAAATAAGAAGATGGAAGAATTGAAGAATTTGTTTATTTATAAAACAGAGGAGCAACATAAACAAAGGTTTAATCAGATTCTCCAAGAGATAGCACAATACGATTCACAATGTGAATATTGGATGAATAAGACTATTGAACATAGTAAAGTTAACTATCCTTTATATTATGAAACGAATAAAGTGTTAGATATTCCGGGAATTAAACATGGATATTTATTATTAGGAGTATCTAGCGTTGATGCAGATATGCAGGAAGTTGTTTTTGAGATAATTGACAGTAAAGAGAAAATGTATGGAGTAAGTGACCAGTTGGCAAGAAACTTGTGCGAAAAACTGCAAGATGATGAATTGCTGGATAGAAGTCCAGATAAGCAGAAGATTTTATCTTACATAGATATGGTTACAAAGTATATACAGCAACACTATATAACTTCAAAGCAAGAACTAATTCAAAAAAATAAGGATAAGTTATCTAATTGGTTGATGCTTAGAAAAGAGGAATATGTGCTAAAAGCGAAGGACTCTTCAGAACTTGATGCTATAAAAGAACAATATGCAGCAGAAACAGATTTTAGACAAAAGATTGCGTTGAAAAAGCATATGGAGTCGTTGGAACAGCAACAAAAACAAATGATAGAAGCGTTTCACGATGAGATGACATCGTTGGAAGCGGAAGTAAATGTTATGCAAAAGGAATTCGAGGAAAGGGTGTTAACAACACCACAGTTTATACCCAAAATTGTTATTAAATTTTAG
- a CDS encoding site-specific DNA-methyltransferase, with the protein MEKRGKLELTWVGKYEEEKLEPRILIEDKSKSYGNSDTENMLIHGDNLLALKALEQDYSGKIKCIYIDPPYNTGNAFEQYDDGLEHSIWLSMIKRRIEILYNLLSDDGSIWVSIDDDEQAYLKIICDEIFGRQNFVANVIWEKKYSPQNDAKWLSDSHDFILVYAKHKDIWRPNLLPRTEEMNKRYKNPDNDPRGPWKSSDFSAKTYSKSGDYEITLPSGRIVRPPASRSWITNEEKFKELVKDNRIWFGDKGNNVPSQKKFLSEVKQGSTAMTIWKYTEVGHNQDAKKEVKVFNEKEPFATPKPEKLINRIIDLATKEGDIVLDSFLGSGTTMAVAHKKNRRWIGIELGRHCYTHCKERIDKVIDGEQGGISKDVNWQGGGGYKFYELAEPLLVKNSTLPIYQLNPTYTWKMVCEAICKIEGFTYAPSGEFHGYSSENRFIHITEEFVNTKYVMSVMKTLGERQSLLIYCKKNQADMMLPENVEVKKIPKDLLEKCNFESEVQE; encoded by the coding sequence ATGGAAAAAAGAGGCAAATTAGAACTGACATGGGTTGGTAAATATGAGGAAGAAAAATTGGAACCAAGAATTCTGATTGAAGATAAATCAAAATCGTATGGAAACTCAGATACAGAGAATATGTTGATACATGGGGATAATTTATTGGCATTGAAAGCATTAGAGCAGGATTATTCAGGAAAAATCAAATGTATATATATAGATCCGCCTTATAATACGGGAAATGCATTTGAACAGTATGATGATGGATTAGAGCATTCAATATGGTTGTCAATGATTAAAAGAAGAATAGAAATATTATACAATTTGCTTTCTGATGATGGTAGTATTTGGGTTAGTATTGATGATGATGAACAAGCATATTTGAAGATAATTTGTGATGAAATATTTGGCCGACAAAATTTTGTCGCAAATGTAATATGGGAAAAAAAGTATTCTCCACAAAACGATGCAAAATGGTTATCAGATAGTCATGATTTTATACTTGTATATGCAAAGCATAAAGATATTTGGAGACCCAATTTGTTGCCTAGAACTGAGGAAATGAATAAAAGATATAAAAATCCAGATAATGATCCAAGAGGACCATGGAAATCTTCAGATTTTTCTGCGAAAACATACAGTAAATCAGGGGATTATGAAATAACATTACCAAGCGGAAGAATTGTGAGACCACCAGCTAGTAGAAGTTGGATAACAAATGAGGAGAAATTTAAGGAATTGGTTAAGGATAACCGAATATGGTTTGGTGATAAAGGAAACAATGTTCCATCGCAGAAAAAGTTCTTGTCTGAAGTAAAGCAGGGAAGTACTGCAATGACAATCTGGAAATATACAGAAGTAGGCCATAATCAAGATGCGAAGAAAGAGGTAAAAGTTTTTAATGAAAAGGAACCATTTGCAACTCCAAAGCCAGAAAAACTCATTAATAGAATAATTGATTTAGCCACCAAGGAAGGTGATATTGTATTAGATTCATTTTTAGGATCAGGAACAACTATGGCAGTTGCACATAAAAAGAATCGAAGATGGATTGGAATTGAATTAGGCCGACATTGTTATACTCATTGTAAAGAAAGAATAGATAAAGTTATTGATGGTGAACAAGGTGGTATTTCAAAGGATGTGAACTGGCAAGGCGGTGGTGGCTACAAATTCTACGAACTTGCAGAACCACTTCTTGTTAAAAATTCAACATTGCCTATTTATCAACTTAATCCAACATATACTTGGAAAATGGTATGTGAAGCAATTTGTAAGATAGAAGGATTTACATATGCACCGTCAGGTGAGTTTCATGGGTATTCTTCGGAGAACAGATTTATCCATATTACTGAAGAATTTGTGAATACAAAGTATGTGATGTCGGTTATGAAAACATTAGGAGAAAGACAGAGTTTGTTAATTTACTGCAAGAAGAATCAAGCGGACATGATGTTGCCTGAGAATGTGGAAGTAAAGAAGATACCGAAAGATTTGTTAGAAAAGTGCAATTTTGAAAGTGAGGTGCAGGAATAG